A stretch of Mycobacterium sp. ITM-2016-00316 DNA encodes these proteins:
- a CDS encoding cytochrome P450, with amino-acid sequence MTVDASPGQTDGTAVGDVYFDPYNVEINANPYPAFARLREEAPLYYNAEFDFYALSRFADVNKALIDHETFSSARGAIIELIKANIEIPSGALIFEDPPIHTTHRKLLARMFTPRKIAALEPKIREYCAAALDPLVGTGNLDFITDFGAIMPMQVISTLLGIPEDDQEMIRDHGNDQMRTEAGKPMKAASEGMIDGSIFETYIDWRKDNPSDDIMTDLLNVEFTDEQGVTRKLTREELLIYINVVAGAGNETTTRLIGWAAKVLAEHPDQRRQLVENPALIPQAIEELLRFEPPAPHVARYVTRDVEYYGQTVPAGASMMMLIGSAVRDSRQFPPDGEVFDIHREQRQHLAFSVGTHFCLGSALARLEGRIALEEMLKRFPEWEVDLPNAKLSPTSTVRGWDSMPVFIP; translated from the coding sequence GTGACCGTCGATGCAAGCCCAGGACAGACTGACGGCACCGCCGTCGGCGACGTGTATTTCGACCCGTACAACGTCGAGATCAACGCCAACCCGTATCCGGCGTTCGCCCGGCTGCGGGAGGAGGCGCCGCTCTACTACAACGCCGAGTTCGACTTCTACGCGCTGAGCCGCTTCGCCGATGTGAACAAGGCGCTCATCGACCACGAGACGTTCAGCTCGGCCCGCGGCGCGATCATCGAACTGATCAAGGCCAATATCGAGATCCCGTCGGGCGCGCTGATCTTCGAGGATCCGCCGATCCACACCACGCACCGCAAGCTGCTCGCCCGGATGTTCACCCCGCGCAAGATCGCCGCGTTGGAACCCAAGATCCGCGAGTACTGCGCGGCGGCGCTCGACCCGCTGGTGGGCACGGGGAACCTCGATTTCATCACCGACTTCGGCGCCATCATGCCGATGCAGGTGATCAGCACCCTGCTCGGCATCCCCGAGGACGACCAGGAGATGATCCGCGATCACGGCAACGACCAGATGCGCACCGAGGCCGGCAAGCCGATGAAGGCCGCCTCGGAAGGGATGATCGACGGTTCGATCTTCGAGACCTATATCGACTGGCGCAAGGACAACCCGTCCGACGACATCATGACCGACCTGCTCAACGTCGAGTTCACCGACGAGCAGGGCGTGACCCGCAAGCTCACCCGCGAAGAGCTGCTCATCTACATCAACGTGGTCGCCGGCGCCGGTAACGAGACCACCACCCGGCTGATCGGCTGGGCGGCCAAGGTGCTTGCCGAGCATCCCGACCAGCGCCGCCAGCTCGTCGAGAACCCGGCGCTGATCCCCCAGGCGATCGAGGAACTGCTGCGCTTCGAACCGCCGGCCCCGCACGTGGCGCGCTACGTCACCCGCGATGTCGAGTACTACGGCCAGACGGTGCCCGCGGGCGCGTCGATGATGATGCTGATCGGCTCGGCCGTCCGCGACAGCCGCCAGTTCCCGCCCGACGGTGAGGTGTTCGACATCCACCGCGAACAGCGCCAGCACCTGGCGTTCAGCGTCGGCACGCATTTCTGCCTGGGCTCGGCACTGGCGCGCCTGGAAGGCCGGATCGCGCTGGAGGAGATGCTCAAGCGGTTCCCCGAGTGGGAGGTCGATCTGCCGAACGCCAAGCTGTCGCCGACGTCGACGGTGCGCGGCTGGGATTCGATGCCGGTCTTCATCCCGTGA